TGACACGGGATAGTTGTCGTATTCACAGCGAGTGTCCGGACTCAAAGAAACGTGTAACGTCAATCACCCGCACTCCTACCTGCACTTCTCCAGAAAATCCTTCGCACGAAGTTTTCCTCTCGGACACCGCTCTCTCAGcccttttattcatttcacttggCCAGTTTCGAGGATGTCCGCTGCTGTGCATTCTGGTACATGTAGTGCATGTAGTGCAGTGTACATGTGCAGAACTTCAAAGCCCACCATGCGCCTGCAGAGTATCCTCTATCTTGGTCAATGTTGTGTGTGACGTCTGAAACGTTCACGCTGCTGGGCGTAGTTtcgggctctgtgtgtgtattcgcAGTGTTTTATAACATACTTTTATTACATTCGTTTATTGCATGCACTCTTCACACGAGGGTAAAGAGTGTGGTCAATAAATTCCTCACCTACTTGAGAAGTATGTGTAATTGTCTCTGTCTGACTACGTTATGTTATATGACACGTGACACAGACAGACTGACTCATTTTTAATCATGGCTCCAGCATCATCTgttgtattttcatattttattataaatgcataTGTACTCTGTGAGTCAGTCAATGCTGGAATGTCTTTGAAAGATGCAATCCTGAAAACTTTTCTGAAGCCTGAAATTCATTCAACTAGTATCTGGATCCCAAGTGTTTATTTCCAAACTCTGAGTTAGTAAAAACGAATGATAGCTTGATCCGTACTCACTTATGTAAGATGGTGTAAAAACAGTATTGAAGTCTGTTTTGGACACTACTGTTTCCTGGATTATATTTAGTTTCAGAGGgattatttacatgtaattaacattattttcaaattaaaacattaaagattATCAACTCTTGGCATCTAACAATAGCTCACTGCAGGGTTGTTTGCAGGTCATTAACGGAAAAGTATTCTGCAGTTATGTTTCTCCCTACATTTCAGCCCTGTACACAAAATCAAGGTTAAACAGGCCGTGCACTACTAATAATATGTGTTAATAGGTACCGTCAATGTTGTTAAGAGCCACaatttatgaaatgaaaaagccaCATTGAAATCAAGTCTGTGCCCCCAACAAACTGGAATAAGTACTacattaatccctgcagggaaattcacaatAACTGCTTTCCCGCCATAGTACTGAACCTCAGTGAAGAGTATCAGCACGTGGTCCAAGGGGTAATCTGAAATGGAATCATTCTAGACATTGCCTTATCAGTCTCACTCCAAGcattactgaaaaatacatCAACGTGGTAAGGTTGTGATTCAGCTGGTCCTTTACCACACTGCAGCTTGTGCCTTGTGAAACAAAGCTGTGACAACTGCCTGGTTCTTCTCATAAGAAAGCACAAACATTGGATCTCAGAACTCAATAAGCACGACATTTCAGTTCAAGGATGACACCATGCAAGAATGCCTACATCACCCTCATTGTGTGTGTTAGCAGTAGAGCCATAGTATGAACAATGCAGTATGGGTAAAAAGTTAGAGTATCTTATTATTTTAAGATGACATTTATTTGAAGAAGTCCAGATATTCTTGTTTTCTAGATCAATTTATTAGtttgttcttctttttcattaagACACATTATTTGTGTACAACATGGATGGCCTGCTCAAGTCCTGAAGATGAGGATTACTAAAGAACCGATTATGGCAAAACTCATTTTAGCTGCAATGGTGCAAATATTAATCTCTGCATCAGCATCACACTGCATCTCAGTTCAAACTCTTTAGACATGAATTGGATATAATCAGAATTATAGTGCACGAAGCTGTAAAGAGTTATACAGCCAGAGTGAggaacccacatctgaacttATTGCAGAGCATAACAATATCTGAATTTCTTCTAGAAACttattaaaatgacatatttacatatacagcTAAAAGTCCCAGCACATTTGAAGGAAACCTTCTAAATCGCACTACTACAAGGTGTGCTGAACAGGACATTGGGACATTTAAAGTGGTATCTCTAGTATGTAATGCATTTATAGTTATAACCATCCTCTTATTTACCCTGCTGACATGGCACCACTGGTTTAATGTacacaagtaaatgtaaaacacagtggTGCCCATTCTGAAACAGGACAATGAAAATACCATTCACactcagttttgtgttttcattattttcagaagaaaatggCTTTCTAAGGCACCATgcgtatttttatttgtagatTATACACAATACACAGATTATAAGATACAACCCATCACATTGTAAAGAACAGAATATACAAGAATGCAACGCACTGTTTGGAACCAAGGCACCACCAAatgaaaaagggggaaaaatacaaaataacatCCCCCCTCCCTTTCAGCTTAGAATTCATACACATACCTAAACAAtatcaaaaacaacaacaacaaacacagTATACAATGGATGTGGAAGCTCTTACTGAAAGGCCTGGAAAATGAGCGTTACAAAAGGGAAAGACACAGAGAAATGCACTGTTTCAATAAACCACAATTTCATGTATTGTCAGACATCCCCTGCTACACATATACCGGTCACTCCTGTGTCCAGAGACTGACCGGAGTAGTCTGCCAAACCCCCTGCTTACTCCCTTCCCCCCACCCAGAAATTGCCATGAGGATGTAAAATGTTCagatagggttttttttttttttccatttgcaatGACAAAATTAGTTTGAAGAACAGATGTGTAAACCTCCCAGGTCCTGATGTAACCACACTTAAGAACAGTCAACAGACACAACACAACCTGAACAACAGGTATTACAACCTTTGTCGGGTCATTTCTGAACTGGCTGTCAGTCACCATTTCCATTGCTACATAGAGGAAATAGAGACTCAAAGAAgaatacatgcaaatacacacacacacacacacacacacacacacacacacacacacacacacacacacacatacatacacaacagGGAAGGTAGGGGAACACGGCTGTCAATCTTATTCTTAACTGTTCATTCGCATGCATACGAAAAATCATGAATATGTGTTTGTATACCTGTTTGTATTTCCCCTGAAATGACACATTGTGTCACACATGGTGAATTATTAGTGTTCCCATTTTCTCCAATGTCCACCTGCTACAAATAATGCAAGCGCTCAGACACTAAATGACCTtttcaaggaaaaaagacaGGATGTAGGCAGTCCTTCCTACCTGAACTTGTAATGCACATCATTTCTGAGCTTCTCTCAATAGTtaagggggaaaagaaaaccTTTTGCTTCAAAACTTTGCCTTTGTGTGACTGTAGTGCACATGGCAGTTAGAAGGAAAACAGAATCTCAGCCACATActttttttgcagcagcagtCATTTGTTTTCCAATTGATTAGGTTTACTTgtgaattattttcaaaaagaaaattaaataaatgaaaaacctgTGCAACTGGAGTGCAGCGATACCATACACTTACGAtgggtgttaaaaaaaaaaaaaaacagaattaaccACATTAGGCCTGAATTCCATGTGaatacattaaatgaaaaatacagttttcagaaaccattttttttgaagaataaaaaaacctGACTTCTGTGCTAAGGTATTAATGAGGGGTTTGTGAAAATTATGAACAAATGCTCAGACTATTCCTACGTAACATGTTCTCCATTATCTCCAGGTACACTATTAAGAAACAGTTGATGCTGTGTTAAGGCAGCttccaaacaaagaaaaaaatacacatcttGTTTTATATACCCTGCATTTGACGTCACAGCACCTTTGACTTCAACGCTTGTCTCCGTCAAATGGTTGTGAAAGTAAGGGTAGCTACACACAAAGCATGACTGTGGCATGGGTCCATTAAGTGCTGGAAATCTTTGGGTACCGACATGGCCAGGGGCCTCGTACCCTTTCTGTGGCATTCCAAACAGGCTCTTGGTTTAAGgcttaaaaaatacaaacaaacaaacaaaaaaaaagatcacaaaGCACCAGGAGGTAGATATACTCAGCCCCAATTTGCGTTTGTTCCTAATTAGTTAAGAAAAACAAGCACACGTCCTATTTAAACATAACTTCGGTATAGTTCCGCAGCTGACCGAAAGAACCCCTGTAACAAAACAGAAGAGCCTTTTCCCCACTGTTTGCGCTGGCGGAAACTCAGAACGTacccacattttcagaaatatttaaaatgccaACTTCTTTTGTCCTTCTGCTTTCCTCTGCCGAACGACTCCCTGCTTAAAAGAGCACTTCCAGAATCCAGAATGCCGCCTCCTCCAGACAGCAGCCACAGCTGCTCATACCCCCTGCTTTCTTTCGGCTTTCAGCTTTATCCAAGACAAAGAGGTAGTGATCAGGCTCCAAAGTCACTCCATGCAGTTGCCTCCAGGGTTGTATATTTGACACCATCATCGAATTACCAGAACCTTCTGAGTTTATGTGCTTACAATGGCCTGATTTTTTATTTGACCTATCTTGTGTCATCGCATTCTGCAACCTCATGTCTAGTCCTACTTCCTGTTGATGAATCTTTGCGAACACATACTGTAAAAACTTCCTCATCGGCTCACAAAATTATATACTCACATCATCCCTGAAAACAGTGAAGGAACATAACCGATGTAacttgctctgtgtgtgcgtgtgtgtatgtgtatatacacaaacacacacacacacacgcaatccGTACACAAAGTAGTgcatagttttttgtttttctctttcaacTTCATACTTTTCCTATTTTACAAAATTAGTAATGATAGTAGAAAATACCCACTGTGctataaaacatacattttttttctgtttactgtTGTCatgttgtgtgtgcgtgtgtgtgtgtgtatacatgtaattattattatttttggtttgacatttttcattgaaGTCGATGTCCAGGCTCTCAGTTGATGCTGAGCTCCTCCACATAGGACCCCTAGTCCTTTACAAGCCGGTAGACATGGTACTGTGCACCATGTTCGCTCGTTGATACCTCAAAAACAAACGCTATGCACAGCAGAGTCTCCTGGGTGTCCCTGTTTGTTACAACCTGAAAGGAAGTTGGGGGTGAGAACAGAAAGACCAGGTCAGACATGATGGATGGAACAGCACACTGGTCCACCAACCCAGCCTGCACACATGAAGCAAAGAAATCACATACCTGCAAGATGGTGAAGTTCTCCAGCACGCTGTTCATCATGTACTTCTCTGGCAGGTGCTTGAGCTTGTGGATGAAGTTGATCATGTACTCACACATGGGGGAGCGATGGATCCGGTACACACACCTTCCACCCTCCACACGAGCATATTCTGTCTGAGGGGACAAAAGATCCCAGACAATCAGATCATGAGGCTTCCTTTTGGTCCAGTGAGTTACTATGTCAGTAAAACTCAGCAAACTGTGTAAAATGCCTTAGGGcatgaagaaacaaaacaagaaatttCTCATGATTCACTACAAACCACGCTCAAGCAATAAAACGTAATACAAGTATGCGTGGAACTTGTGTGCCTTGTTCACACTATAAATTTCTTGCATGTATAATGCAAATTTACTACTGTTTTTAGGTGTGTTAAAATTTCTATAACAACTaataaaattgttgtttttttctaatcACAGTGTACTATGTACTTAACGTTCCCattacgtttgcatttattaatttaactgactttCTTCCAATaatgttacaatgttaagttacaataatttaccccaTCATACAGTACAGctggaatttttactggagtggcAGCAGTAACTACTATACTAGATGCAGCAGGTGCAGTACTTTACTGCCCTATACTGCTTTGCATGCAGTACTTTACTTCCATATATACAGCAACACACTGTGCTAAACATGGTCAGTTAAATATGGGCAATTGGCCATCGGTAACCAACTTCCAGGCAGAGTCTGAAAaaaacaagactttttttttcccctcttttgaAATGCAGCGTCGATTGTTTAGAACAAGGGAAGGATGTTTGAATATGGTCATCACGCTGTGGGGATgtgaagcaggaaggaaacAGGAAGGGGCCTCACCTCAACCTTCTCTACCACCTGCTTGCCAAAGGAGCAGACCTTGGTTGAAACGGTGATCGTCATATTGTCAGAACTACTGTACTGGCTGCTCACACCATAGAAGGACCCAGGGCCATCCTGCATCCCGCTGCTGTTCAGGTCAGCCTAAATACAACATGGACAACACAAGCTGGTCATTCATCTGCAATGTCAAGTGGCATCAAATATATACCCACCGCTAAAAATAATGCTATTCTAATCCaatgatatattttaattaGGTTCTCTggaaattatttcataatttgtaGACTTTTAGGGATTGTTGTACCAGTCCCTTTAGGCTAACTTACCAACACATCTTGAGAATATCCAATATTCAGGATTGTCCAGTCAAAAACAATGCATAATTTTTGGCAACATTTCCTAACAGATTATCCCCTGGatgagcacccccccccctttaaggGTGATTGAATATAATTTTACTTAGGAGCTGGATTGAGACTCAGCATGCCATCACACCCACCCAGAACTTGACCAGGAAAAAAGCATTCTGTGGGCCCTTTTCATACAGCTCCTTTAGGCCACCCTTCTTCTCCGGGAACTTGTCATAGATCTGCCGGATGTCCACCGCCTCCAACAGAGGGTCGCTGTACGAGGGGTTGGTTTGCCCGATGTGAACGAATAGGTGTTTGCTATACTGTAGTGGTAAGAGGTAGGGATGTCAGGATGTTGACTGCATTAGCATCAGAGATTTGGGCACACATTAGCACAACAAAGTTCTTGGGTTTCTGTGCTGAGGTAGTAAAGCAGGTCCTTCATTCGAATAGTGAGAAGCTGATACATGTAGATGCTGATTTTTGTAATGTTATATATTAATGTAACGATATTGCCTTTAATCACTTCTAGTTAAGTTTAGAAGGACGACAGCAGTCTCCATTTAGGTAGGAGACCACCACTGGGTTACAAGGCAAAGACCTACCGTCTCGGGATCCCGCTGCACCTCCATGAAGGCCGAGTACTCCAACAAGCGCAGCTTGGAGGAGGCGATGGTCCGGTCCTGCCACACGGGCACTGCTGTGGCGGCCGGAGGCAGGGGGGCGGGCAGGGGCTCGTAGGCTGGGGGAGGCGGGGGAACAGTCAGATTACCTTCACTCTGAACCAGAACTGGATTCTTCCTCTACTTGATCGGCACGTCAAACACACACCCTTATAAACACAATTTCctcataatcataatcatatcgttttcatttcattcttgtGCACTGCTAAACTCATAACCAGCTACATGTTAATCACACTTCCTTGGTTTTAATATGTTGTATTTATAAAGatcatacatatacattttaatattttttacctGATAATCATATGCATGAGCACACGTACAATTTGGGCATCTTGTACTTGGCGTACTGCTGACGTGTTAACTGCGGGGCTGTTTACTCACTTGATATGGGCGTTGGCACAGGGCCTTGAATGTTGGGGTATGGGGTCTGTGCAAATGGTTTGATGCTGAAACAGGAGAAGACAGACTCCATGTTACTTTTGGAAGTAACTACAGAAAGTGATGAGACATTCTCTGCTGTGGTTTCACTGGTGACAAAAATCAAAGCCTGTGCTTCAAATCCATGCAGTTCTTAATCATTCTTCGTACACCTACCAGGAAGCCTTTCACATCTGAAatgatttaacattttatgcaCTAGAAAAGATGTGCTGCTTTGTGTGTACAGAATCAAAAGTTTGGGGAAACACGAAAAATACTTGTATGGGACGACCTGGACAGAagggtgaaagcaaagcaacccacaccTGTCCTACATCTGTGGggactgctgcagaagagctgggaagacatgtgaGCTCCTTTCCTGATGGAACTCAGTAACTTATTATGCCCCACGAGAAAACTAATGTATTCAAAATGTTGACTCATAATGTATATAATCACAAGGCTCCGCAAATGTTCCAATTAATATATGCAATCTTTCTAAGCAGCTTGAAAGAACACGGAACCCCCTTTTCATACACCGTCACAAAACCTCAAACTAGACTGATTTCATCCCAGATGAATGCCATGTTTTATTGGAGTTTGGGAATGTTGTACAGATTTGTCTTATTGCAACCTGAAATACCACTCCATTTCTAATATTTATACAAGTTCCAAAACAGTTCTAGTGCAGTAAAGTGGTCACCGTGGTACCATATCTGGACCGCACCAGCTAAGCGTAAGTTCATCTCTGACTCAACATCAAGAAAACCACTTTCTTCCAGATTACCCCAGCTCTACGTTCACAACAAAAACTTCAAACACACTATCCACCCAATGCAAGGACGATTGTTCAGAGTTGAGAGgaataaatgaaacaggagTTTAAAGTGTCCCTTGTGCTTTCTCTGGTTCTGGTATTGATTTTGCTTCCTCAAGACTGTGAAGGGGCAGGCATTTCCATTTGGCATACGATGTCTGTCCTTCACCAGGATATGCTCCTTATCAGCTTTACTCTGAGGTGGGACTGTTCCGAGTGATGCTGCCCAGTAAAACAATCAGCTGATGCCATGTGCAACAGGttagtgtacaaaaaaaaagcataagcaGAGTTAGCATGACTGGGCCACGTGGCTTCTGACCCGAGTCAGAACTTACGCATAGCTGGTGCGACCGAGCCCAGGAGTCCCTCCCGGGTTCATCTCAAGAGTCAGCCTGATGTGTGAAAAGTGTGATCCATTAAATGTGCCACAGCAATCCATCGCTGTCCACCAACTCTTTCCTCTTTGGCCcactttccccccccctttgtctACCAGTCACAATCAGTCAGTCCACACCATTATCATTTTCCCACACTTGGGCTTGAAAATAGCAAAGAGGTACTCACTCCTGAGAGGGTCCAGGCTGTCCTGGGATGTGACCTGACCAGAACTGAAAAGGAAGCATGAGATGTGAATAGAGTGAGGGGCCAATAGTCATCATTGCCCAAAATCAGAACTATAAGACAGACAcctaattaacattaattattaattaaccCATTAACTAATTAACACCCAATTAACAATGCAATTCCAATctgataaacagaaaaaaacgtTGTATTGCTATAAACAGATAATTTCTCGCACCAGCTGGTGTGATGCAACAAGAGAACTAATTCG
The window above is part of the Scleropages formosus chromosome 19, fSclFor1.1, whole genome shotgun sequence genome. Proteins encoded here:
- the tead3a gene encoding transcriptional enhancer factor TEF-5 isoform X1 — its product is MGLTAWTRAWTGTLRACGALTSSRASRRHWPSTRPVGAGRSSCQMRAKCRNELIARYIKLRTGKTRTRKQVSSHIQVLARKKVREYQAGIKAMNLDQAAKDKALQNMAALSSAQIVSASVMKSQLPPLPQPPYPPPARFWSGHIPGQPGPSQELTLEMNPGGTPGLGRTSYAIKPFAQTPYPNIQGPVPTPISTYEPLPAPLPPAATAVPVWQDRTIASSKLRLLEYSAFMEVQRDPETYSKHLFVHIGQTNPSYSDPLLEAVDIRQIYDKFPEKKGGLKELYEKGPQNAFFLVKFWADLNSSGMQDGPGSFYGVSSQYSSSDNMTITVSTKVCSFGKQVVEKVETEYARVEGGRCVYRIHRSPMCEYMINFIHKLKHLPEKYMMNSVLENFTILQVVTNRDTQETLLCIAFVFEVSTSEHGAQYHVYRLVKD
- the tead3a gene encoding transcriptional enhancer factor TEF-5 isoform X8 — translated: MDGDAEGVWSPDIEQSFQEALAIYPPCGRRKIILSDEGKMYGRNELIARYIKLRTGKTRTRKQVSSHLQVLARRKSREIQSKLKAMNLDQAAKDKALQNMAALSSAQIVSASVMKSQLPPLPQPPYPPPARFWSGHIPGQPGPSQDIKPFAQTPYPNIQGPVPTPISTYEPLPAPLPPAATAVPVWQDRTIASSKLRLLEYSAFMEVQRDPETYSKHLFVHIGQTNPSYSDPLLEAVDIRQIYDKFPEKKGGLKELYEKGPQNAFFLVKFWADLNSSGMQDGPGSFYGVSSQYSSSDNMTITVSTKVCSFGKQVVEKVETEYARVEGGRCVYRIHRSPMCEYMINFIHKLKHLPEKYMMNSVLENFTILQVVTNRDTQETLLCIAFVFEVSTSEHGAQYHVYRLVKD
- the tead3a gene encoding transcriptional enhancer factor TEF-5 isoform X4 → MDGDAEGVWSPDIEQSFQEALAIYPPCGRRKIILSDEGKMYGRNELIARYIKLRTGKTRTRKQVSSHLQVLARRKSREIQSKLKAMNLDQAAKDKALQNMAALSSAQIVSASVMKSQLPPLPQPPYPPPARFWSGHIPGQPGPSQELTLEMNPGGTPGLGRTSYAIKPFAQTPYPNIQGPVPTPISTYEPLPAPLPPAATAVPVWQDRTIASSKLRLLEYSAFMEVQRDPETYSKHLFVHIGQTNPSYSDPLLEAVDIRQIYDKFPEKKGGLKELYEKGPQNAFFLVKFWADLNSSGMQDGPGSFYGVSSQYSSSDNMTITVSTKVCSFGKQVVEKVETEYARVEGGRCVYRIHRSPMCEYMINFIHKLKHLPEKYMMNSVLENFTILQVVTNRDTQETLLCIAFVFEVSTSEHGAQYHVYRLVKD
- the tead3a gene encoding transcriptional enhancer factor TEF-5 isoform X3, producing the protein MDGDAEGVWSPDIEQSFQEALAIYPPCGRRKIILSDEGKMYGRNELIARYIKLRTGKTRTRKQVSSHIQVLARKKVREYQAGIKAMNLDQAAKDKALQNMAALSSAQIVSASVMKSQLPPLPQPPYPPPARFWSGHIPGQPGPSQELTLEMNPGGTPGLGRTSYAIKPFAQTPYPNIQGPVPTPISTYEPLPAPLPPAATAVPVWQDRTIASSKLRLLEYSAFMEVQRDPETYSKHLFVHIGQTNPSYSDPLLEAVDIRQIYDKFPEKKGGLKELYEKGPQNAFFLVKFWADLNSSGMQDGPGSFYGVSSQYSSSDNMTITVSTKVCSFGKQVVEKVETEYARVEGGRCVYRIHRSPMCEYMINFIHKLKHLPEKYMMNSVLENFTILQVVTNRDTQETLLCIAFVFEVSTSEHGAQYHVYRLVKD
- the tead3a gene encoding transcriptional enhancer factor TEF-5 isoform X2; amino-acid sequence: MGLTAWTRAWTGTLRACGALTSSRASRRHWPSTRPVGAGRSSCQMRAKCRNELIARYIKLRTGKTRTRKQVSSHLQVLARRKSREIQSKLKAMNLDQAAKDKALQNMAALSSAQIVSASVMKSQLPPLPQPPYPPPARFWSGHIPGQPGPSQELTLEMNPGGTPGLGRTSYAIKPFAQTPYPNIQGPVPTPISTYEPLPAPLPPAATAVPVWQDRTIASSKLRLLEYSAFMEVQRDPETYSKHLFVHIGQTNPSYSDPLLEAVDIRQIYDKFPEKKGGLKELYEKGPQNAFFLVKFWADLNSSGMQDGPGSFYGVSSQYSSSDNMTITVSTKVCSFGKQVVEKVETEYARVEGGRCVYRIHRSPMCEYMINFIHKLKHLPEKYMMNSVLENFTILQVVTNRDTQETLLCIAFVFEVSTSEHGAQYHVYRLVKD
- the tead3a gene encoding transcriptional enhancer factor TEF-5 isoform X5, which gives rise to MGLTAWTRAWTGTLRACGALTSSRASRRHWPSTRPVGAGRSSCQMRAKCRNELIARYIKLRTGKTRTRKQVSSHIQVLARKKVREYQAGIKAMNLDQAAKDKALQNMAALSSAQIVSASVMKSQLPPLPQPPYPPPARFWSGHIPGQPGPSQDIKPFAQTPYPNIQGPVPTPISTYEPLPAPLPPAATAVPVWQDRTIASSKLRLLEYSAFMEVQRDPETYSKHLFVHIGQTNPSYSDPLLEAVDIRQIYDKFPEKKGGLKELYEKGPQNAFFLVKFWADLNSSGMQDGPGSFYGVSSQYSSSDNMTITVSTKVCSFGKQVVEKVETEYARVEGGRCVYRIHRSPMCEYMINFIHKLKHLPEKYMMNSVLENFTILQVVTNRDTQETLLCIAFVFEVSTSEHGAQYHVYRLVKD
- the tead3a gene encoding transcriptional enhancer factor TEF-5 isoform X6 translates to MGLTAWTRAWTGTLRACGALTSSRASRRHWPSTRPVGAGRSSCQMRAKCRNELIARYIKLRTGKTRTRKQVSSHLQVLARRKSREIQSKLKAMNLDQAAKDKALQNMAALSSAQIVSASVMKSQLPPLPQPPYPPPARFWSGHIPGQPGPSQDIKPFAQTPYPNIQGPVPTPISTYEPLPAPLPPAATAVPVWQDRTIASSKLRLLEYSAFMEVQRDPETYSKHLFVHIGQTNPSYSDPLLEAVDIRQIYDKFPEKKGGLKELYEKGPQNAFFLVKFWADLNSSGMQDGPGSFYGVSSQYSSSDNMTITVSTKVCSFGKQVVEKVETEYARVEGGRCVYRIHRSPMCEYMINFIHKLKHLPEKYMMNSVLENFTILQVVTNRDTQETLLCIAFVFEVSTSEHGAQYHVYRLVKD
- the tead3a gene encoding transcriptional enhancer factor TEF-5 isoform X9, with translation MQWHGGRNELIARYIKLRTGKTRTRKQVSSHIQVLARKKVREYQAGIKAMNLDQAAKDKALQNMAALSSAQIVSASVMKSQLPPLPQPPYPPPARFWSGHIPGQPGPSQELTLEMNPGGTPGLGRTSYAIKPFAQTPYPNIQGPVPTPISTYEPLPAPLPPAATAVPVWQDRTIASSKLRLLEYSAFMEVQRDPETYSKHLFVHIGQTNPSYSDPLLEAVDIRQIYDKFPEKKGGLKELYEKGPQNAFFLVKFWADLNSSGMQDGPGSFYGVSSQYSSSDNMTITVSTKVCSFGKQVVEKVETEYARVEGGRCVYRIHRSPMCEYMINFIHKLKHLPEKYMMNSVLENFTILQVVTNRDTQETLLCIAFVFEVSTSEHGAQYHVYRLVKD
- the tead3a gene encoding transcriptional enhancer factor TEF-5 isoform X7, which codes for MDGDAEGVWSPDIEQSFQEALAIYPPCGRRKIILSDEGKMYGRNELIARYIKLRTGKTRTRKQVSSHIQVLARKKVREYQAGIKAMNLDQAAKDKALQNMAALSSAQIVSASVMKSQLPPLPQPPYPPPARFWSGHIPGQPGPSQDIKPFAQTPYPNIQGPVPTPISTYEPLPAPLPPAATAVPVWQDRTIASSKLRLLEYSAFMEVQRDPETYSKHLFVHIGQTNPSYSDPLLEAVDIRQIYDKFPEKKGGLKELYEKGPQNAFFLVKFWADLNSSGMQDGPGSFYGVSSQYSSSDNMTITVSTKVCSFGKQVVEKVETEYARVEGGRCVYRIHRSPMCEYMINFIHKLKHLPEKYMMNSVLENFTILQVVTNRDTQETLLCIAFVFEVSTSEHGAQYHVYRLVKD